One part of the Rutidosis leptorrhynchoides isolate AG116_Rl617_1_P2 chromosome 1, CSIRO_AGI_Rlap_v1, whole genome shotgun sequence genome encodes these proteins:
- the LOC139862807 gene encoding probable protein cornichon homolog 2 isoform X1 yields the protein MCCIYIRESLHTEEKEVRDGGDTCMATVLLHPHSSPCCRCLSDLEFDYINPYDSASRINFVILPEFITQGVLCLIYLLTGHWMMFLLSLPYLYYNVRLYTRNQHLVDVTEIFNQLNWEKKQRLFKLGYLIFLLFITLFWMIYNALEDDEM from the exons ATGTGCTGTATCTATATACGAGAGTCGTTACATACGGAAGAAAAAGAAGTGAGAGATGGGGGAGATACTTGCATGGCTACTGTTCTTCTTCATCCTCATAGCTCTCCTTGTTGTCGTTGTTTATCAG ATTTAGAGTTTGATTACATTAACCCGTACGACTCTGCATCTCGGATAAACTTTGTGATATTACCTGAATTTATTACTCAAGGCGTTTTGTGCTTGATATATCTTTTGACGGGGCATTGGATGATGTTCCTTCTTTCTTTGCCATACCTTTACTACAACGTGAGATT GTACACTCGGAATCAACACCTTGTGGACGTGACAGAGATATTTAACCAGCTCAATTGGGAAAAGAAGCAAAGACTTTTCAAACTCGGATATCTTATATTTCTTCTCTTCATCACCTTGTTTTG GATGATCTATAATGCGTTGGAAGACGATGAAATGTAG
- the LOC139862807 gene encoding protein cornichon homolog 4-like isoform X2: protein MGEILAWLLFFFILIALLVVVVYQLMCFADLEFDYINPYDSASRINFVILPEFITQGVLCLIYLLTGHWMMFLLSLPYLYYNVRLYTRNQHLVDVTEIFNQLNWEKKQRLFKLGYLIFLLFITLFWMIYNALEDDEM, encoded by the exons ATGGGGGAGATACTTGCATGGCTACTGTTCTTCTTCATCCTCATAGCTCTCCTTGTTGTCGTTGTTTATCAG CTTATGTGCTTTGCAGATTTAGAGTTTGATTACATTAACCCGTACGACTCTGCATCTCGGATAAACTTTGTGATATTACCTGAATTTATTACTCAAGGCGTTTTGTGCTTGATATATCTTTTGACGGGGCATTGGATGATGTTCCTTCTTTCTTTGCCATACCTTTACTACAACGTGAGATT GTACACTCGGAATCAACACCTTGTGGACGTGACAGAGATATTTAACCAGCTCAATTGGGAAAAGAAGCAAAGACTTTTCAAACTCGGATATCTTATATTTCTTCTCTTCATCACCTTGTTTTG GATGATCTATAATGCGTTGGAAGACGATGAAATGTAG
- the LOC139862807 gene encoding protein cornichon homolog 4-like isoform X3, whose translation MMQLMCFADLEFDYINPYDSASRINFVILPEFITQGVLCLIYLLTGHWMMFLLSLPYLYYNVRLYTRNQHLVDVTEIFNQLNWEKKQRLFKLGYLIFLLFITLFWMIYNALEDDEM comes from the exons ATGATGCAGCTTATGTGCTTTGCAGATTTAGAGTTTGATTACATTAACCCGTACGACTCTGCATCTCGGATAAACTTTGTGATATTACCTGAATTTATTACTCAAGGCGTTTTGTGCTTGATATATCTTTTGACGGGGCATTGGATGATGTTCCTTCTTTCTTTGCCATACCTTTACTACAACGTGAGATT GTACACTCGGAATCAACACCTTGTGGACGTGACAGAGATATTTAACCAGCTCAATTGGGAAAAGAAGCAAAGACTTTTCAAACTCGGATATCTTATATTTCTTCTCTTCATCACCTTGTTTTG GATGATCTATAATGCGTTGGAAGACGATGAAATGTAG
- the LOC139862829 gene encoding general transcription and DNA repair factor IIH subunit TFB5-like, with protein sequence MMVHAAKGLLITCDIPMAQFIINYNASLPPSQKFIIHILDGTHLFVSSNVDGMIRSAIQEFREKNTYEKPA encoded by the exons ATGATGGTACATGCAGCCAAAGGGTTACTAATTACATG TGACATACCAATGGCTCAATTTATAATCAATTACAACGCATCATTGCCACCGTCACAGAAGTTTATCATACATATTCTTGATGGTACGCATCTTTTTGTGAGCAGTAATGTCGATGGAATGATAAGAAGTGCTATTCAGGAGTTTAGAGAGAAGAACACCTATGAGAAACCTGCTTGA